From a region of the Dictyostelium discoideum AX4 chromosome 2 chromosome, whole genome shotgun sequence genome:
- a CDS encoding hypothetical protein (Similar to Thermotoga maritima. DNA-directed DNA polymerase I), translating to MEIEGVCCDTSKLDNCSEKILKRIKEINCSVYNEDSKLIREPKINLNSPQQVLDWFGKNLENYKITSSNKETLAIERVKFLNCNNKKVVDFIDSVSNVRKLTKLNSSYIKIILKSNRTNNLKFQFSCLWNQTGTTTGRLSSTKPNFQSLPRNSTKLTKLNNIDFDDDDNFNNINNNNNNNNGEKNLYTLLNNDNDGDDDEDDDNIDELNSYNNNNNIINIRNSFISREGYSLVALDYNQIELRIMAHYSKDKHLIEYFESGKDVINMMASRLIDGVDPNNVKKEIRDKVKRIVYGILYGIQKNSLHKLLGVSLDEAQEHINNFNLKFEEVSSFIKINSQIKNGKILTIGNRIRRFQDHSSIIPSTSSSSSLSSSPIQAINSIMQGSSADIIKMAMINIMNELLLPLSKLREFIGVNSKGDVVGTPRFVLQVHDELVFEIPDQLLSDESIRLDLLIKYQMERIGNHFNLLVPLVTSLSIGKKYGSLSRVMVDPKNIDLNGKMNNFKSILNSFTDYNLKIK from the coding sequence ATGGAAATTGAAGGTGTTTGTTGTGATACATCAAAATTAGATAATTGTAgtgaaaagattttaaaaagaattaaagaaattaattgtaGTGTTTATAATGaagattcaaaattaataagaGAACCAaagattaatttaaattcaccacAACAAGTTTTAGATTGGTTTGGAAAGAATTTAGAGAATTATAAAATCACGAGTTCAAATAAGGAAACGTTAGCAATTGAAAGagtgaaatttttaaattgtaataataaaaaagtggTTGATTTCATTGACTCTGTTTCAAATGTAAGAAAgttaacaaaattaaattcatcctatataaagataatattaaaatcaaatagaaccaataatttgaaatttcaattctCTTGTTTATGGAATCAAACTGGTACAACAACAGGTCGTCTATCTTCAACAAAACCAAATTTTCAAAGTTTACCAAGAAACTCaacaaaattaacaaaattaaataatatcgattttgatgatgatgataattttaataatattaataataataataacaataataatggtgaaaagaatttatatactttattaaataatgataatgatggtgatgatgatgaagatgacgATAACattgatgaattaaattcatataataataataataatataattaatattagaaattcatttatttcaaGAGAAGGTTATAGTTTAGTAGCATTGGATTATAATCAAATTGAATTAAGAATTATGGCACATTATTCAAAGGATaaacatttaattgaatatttcgAAAGTGGTAAAGATGTTATTAATATGATGGCCTCAAGATTAATTGATGGTGTCGATCCGAATAATGTCAAAAAGGAAATTCGTGATAAAGTTAAACGTATAGTTTATGGTATACTCTATGGTATTCAAAAGAATTCATTACATAAACTTTTAGGTGTATCTCTTGATGAAGCTCAAGAAcacattaataattttaatttaaaatttgaagaggtttcatcatttattaaaattaattctcaaattaaaaatggtaaaattttaacaattgGAAATAGAATAAGAAGATTTCAAGACCATTCTTCTATTATTCCCTCaacgtcatcatcatcgtcattgTCATCGTCACCAATTCAAGCAATCAATTCAATAATGCAAGGTAGCTCAGCAGATATTATAAAGATGGCAATGATTAATATTatgaatgaattattattaccattatcaaaattaaggGAATTCATTGGTGTTAATAGCAAAGGTGATGTTGTTGGTACACCTAGATTTGTTTTACAAGTTCATGATGAATTAGTGTTTGAAATACCTGATCAATTACTCTCTGATGAATCAATAAGATTAgatcttttaattaaatatcaaATGGAACGTATTGGAAATCATTTCAATCTATTGGTACCATTAGTCACTTCTCtttcaattggtaaaaaGTATGGTTCGTTATCAAGGGTTATGGTAGATCCAAAAAATATCGACTTAAATggaaaaatgaataattttaaatcaatcttaaattcatttactgattataatctaaaaataaaataa